A region of the Cannabis sativa cultivar Pink pepper isolate KNU-18-1 chromosome 3, ASM2916894v1, whole genome shotgun sequence genome:
attaataaagatcagaaataacattttatgttgcatggttcacatgatttatttcatgattatatgtatataatgtatgaattctttttaagtccagaacatatgagtttgttaaagattatagtgttgtcagcacagtggaatataatctttattatatgttcaaaagtttattccctgatttgtcagaacactggatttagactgacatggtataatcagcgataggtattcttacaccttggaaaagtgttatgtcctttccaggacattggcaaagtttaccagtatcggatgtatggagtatacatcggaagggaccgatattgaactttgattaaatatgttaaaatttaccgtaattgtaatatccagtttatatacatatattggtatttggtatattaagtgtgatacaattatattattattattattattattattattattattattattattattattattattattattattaatatttttattgttgttgttgttgttgtgcgtgtgtgactagaaaaaaaaaagatatatatattaaatagtgagataaataaatagtgaagcattagattagttagtttaaaatttaaaatttaaatttaaatcagcataattagttagatttttatttttaaatttaaacctattatacggtatgttatatacgtatatactctagaaccctagcagccagatagtatcgtattcctttattctcaccatctctcaattttttttttatcctctCTACTGAaccaaatcaatttttttaatcttaagagcttcggggtcagcaatcaaccgatcatcgttccgtgtcttcgaaatcttcagataagtaagcctgtaagctttcggtgacaagttgagtcGGGACAGCATGGAgtgtatctcgtgtgatcatgtaactgcgtgtggtcttggccatctcCCGCtgaaagtttattttttaatttattaaacttatcaaggatgttgtcgtttaaattttctattacttttccctaagtggtaatactttattttcaactgggtacccatgttttgaaaattgttatttttttaataaaggcaacattagtatcttaacgccagtttatttatggcatcttattttacataagtaagggcgttacaaatggtatcaaagCCACAGTTACATTGATCTTGAATTCACGCGACATACACACCATCGCTGCAAAGGATCAACTTGTCATCAAGTATGTATGCTTTATATATGTTATGTCTTATATGTTAAATTTGGTTTAgtctttatattttaattttcctttAGTTATCTAGAAGTTTAGGGTATGGTTAATCGAAACAATTAACTGATTCTTCGGAGTTAGAATTTTAGTATAACTCAAACAATTttcttattagtgtaattttttttatgagtaaagattatttatttatttatttatttattttacatggtgaattgttgcttgatgagttacgttttttttttaagtttatataaTTTAGTGTATAGATATTTCCTTTTTGAGCGAGATACATCTTTGGTTATTTTTCTTACCGCTACCATCTCCTTTCTTTTGAAGAACAAGTTAAGGGATTTGATGGAAAACGGTGAACCCAGAAGATAAACCCGGTTGAATGAAAGAGCGGCTGTAAGAGACCGAGCTAGAGGTCGAGGGCGAGGAGGTGCTCGCGGTCGAGGTAGCGGTCGAGGCAGGGGAAACCAGCATGTCCCTGCCGAGGCGGTGATCCAGGAGAATCAAAATGCCCCTGTAAATGGACAACAACCAGGTCAAGGTGGGGGCAACCACGAAGCCCCTGCTAGGGTAGTTGGTCAAGAACACCAAAACGCCCCTGTAGTGGTGCCACCACAACAAGAAGATTTGGCGCAAGAAGTCGCTCGTCTCAGGGAAGAAATTAGGAAGCGAGATGAAGAGGCTCACAACCGTCAGGAACAACCCAATCAAGGACAACATTGACTTTTACCGGTGCAATACATGCCTGTGCCGGAGGGTCGATGCGAACCAATATATGAAATGTTCCGCAAGCAACACCCACCAAATTTTGAAGGGGGCTCAGATCCAATGGAAGCTGAGGAATGGTTAAGAACAGTGGAAGGTATTGTTGAGTACATGCGGCTCGGTAACGGAGATAGTGTAGCTTGTGCTGCTAGTTTATTGAAAAAGGATGCCCGCATCCGGTGGGATGTTATTAAACAAACACGGGATGTGGCCGCAATGACCTGGGCTGACTTTGTacaagtttttaacaaaaaatactaCAGTGAAGCAATACGCTCAGCTAGAGTTAATGAGTTCACAAACCTGAGGCAGGGTAAGTCTACGATTCTGAGTATGCTCGCCAATTTGAcagattagcaaagtttgccaCAGATCTGGTTCCTACTGAGTTTCTGAGGATTCATCGTTTTACTGAAGGGCTCGACTCCCGAATAAGTCGGGACATAGCGATGTCAGGAGTAAGGGCAACCACGTATGCTGAGGTACTGGAAAAAGCCCTAGAAGCTGAGTTGTGTGAAAGTCGTATACAGAAAGACAATACAGCAAGGTGGGAGGCCAGAAAGGCCAGTAATGGAGGTGGTGATAACAAAAGGAAACTACCAAGTAACCAACACAACGAAGCCGACAAGAGAAACAAGATAGGGTCCAATAACTACAAAGGGAAGAAGCCATATGTGGAGTACCCCCTATGCCCAACATGTGGTCGTAAGCATCCGGGAGAATGTCGACTGAAAGGCAAGACTTGTTACAAGTGTGGGCAACCAGGCCACTATAAGAAGGACTGTCCGCAAAAGGGTGATCAACTCAAGGATGACAAACTTGTCCCAGCTCGAGTATTTGCACTAACCAGAGGGGAGGCTGAGACTAGTAACACTATGGTTGCAGGTCAGATTTCTATCTCTGGAAAACTAtgtactgttttatttgattctggAGCTACGCACTCATTTATTGCTTTAAAGATGATAGATAAGTTAGAACTACCATATGTAAACTTTAGTTATAAGTTCATGACGGAGTTGCCCTCAAGCGAGGTTATGATATCATCTAGAGGAGTACGGGATGCGCCAATAAGGATTGCAGACAAGGAACTTAGTGGAGATCTGATAGAGCTGGAGATGAGGGATTACGATCTTATCTTGGGTATGGATTGGCTATCACAACATGGAGCAACAATAGACTGCCGAAAGAGGACAGTGACTTTCACCCCTGAATCTGGAGAGGCATTCATATTTGAAGGAATCAAAGTCAAGTCAAGCTTACCGCTAGTTACAAAATTTCCGAAGGCACAAAAGATGATACGTGCGGGATGTCAAGCATACTTGGCCAGCATAGTAGACAAGTCAAGAGAAACCACCCTCAAGCCAGAGAATGTCCACATAGTATGTGAATTCCAAGAAGTTTTTCCGGAAGACCTACCAAGGCTACCCCCAGATAGAGAGATAGAATTTGTGATTGAGTTACCGCCAGGCACAGCACCAATCTCGAGGGCTCCATACCGCATGGCTCCCAAtgaattgaaggaattgaaggctCAACTACAAGATCTTTTAGACAAGGGGTTCATTAGACCaagttactcaccttggggtgcgccagtgttgttcgtcaagaagaaggacggtAGTATGCGGATGTGTATAGACTATCGAGAGCTGAACAAAGTGACTATAAAGAACAAGTATCCCTTGCCTCGcatcgatgatttgtttgatcagttACAAGGGGCGATCGTCTTCTCAAAGATCGACTTGAGATCTGGGTACCACCAATTGAAAGTCCGAGAGGAAGATATACCAAAGACGGCATTTCGAACACGGTAtgggcattatgaatttctagtgatGTCATTTGGGTTAACCAATGCCCCAAAGAAACTTCATGGAtttaatgaatagagtattcaaggaataTCTTGACAAGGTTGTGGTGGTATTCATTGATGACATACTCATTTATTCAAGGACAATGGAAGAGCACGAGGAGCACTTAAGGCTAACTCTAAGCAGACTCAAAGAGCACCAATTGTACgccaaattcaaaaagtgtgagttctggttggagAAAGTGGCGTTTCTAGGCCATATAGTGTCCAAAGATGGGGTAGAAGTGGACCCTGCGAAAATTGAAGCAGTGAAGAGCTGGCCAAAACAAAAAACCGCAAGTGAGGTTCGGAGTTTCCTCGGACTAGCTGGATATTATAGGAGATTCGTTGAAGGGTTCTCAAAAATAGCCACACCATTGACGAATCTGACTCGAAAGCAACAAAAATTTGCATGGACAGATAAATGTGAGGAAAGCTTTCAGACATTGAAAGATAAACTCATAACAGCACCCGTCCTGTGTGTTCCAACTAACAAAGACAAATTtgtagtatattgcgacgcatcaAAGCAAGGGCTTGGCTGTGTGTTGATGCAGAATGAGAAGGTGGTAGCCTATGCCTCTAGGCAGCTAAAGGAGTATGAGACAaggtacccaactcatgacttaGAGTTGGCAGCAGTGGTCTTTGCATTGAAAATCTGGAGGCACTACctctatggagagaagtgtgaaatatacacagatcacaaaagcctaaaATACTTCTTTAAGCAGAAAGAGctcaacatgagacagaggcggtgGTTGGAACTGgtaaaagattacgattgtgagatactATACCATCCTGGAAAGGCTAATGTAGTGGCGGATGCACTTAGCAGATGCCACTATGCAAGCTTATCAATGTTAAGGGCATTAAAAGTGTCGTTGCAACAGGAAATCGAGAGATCTAGAATAGAGTTAGTAACAGGAAAGCTAGCTAACCTCACAATTGAATCAAATTTATTAGAGAATATCAAAGAAGAACAAGCCCAAGATGAGTTTTTAATCAAGAAGCGGGTCGAACTACAAAATGAGAAAGCCGGGGACTTCTCAGTTAATGAAGAGGGTATTCTACTATACAAGGCAAGGGTGTGTGTACCTAAGAAAGCGGAGTTGCAATCAAAAATCTTACAAGAGGCGCACACTACACCCTATTCTTTACACCCAGGATCAACCAAAATGTGCAATGTCTGAAAGGTATGtattggtggccgggtatgaaaaATGATATAGCCGAATTTGTAGCAAAATGTCTTACCTGTCAGCAAGTTAAGGCCGAACACCAGAGACCTGCAGGGCTGTTGCAATCTCTTGATATTcctgagtggaaatgggaagatattgctatggattttgtgacagGGTTACCGAAGAACAGCAAACAACAGGATTCTATCTGGGTGATTATCGACAGACTCACTAAATCAGCACATTTTCTGCCTGTGCGCACTAATTACAACACAGAGCAATATGCTGAACTgtatgtaaaagaaattgtaaggCTACATGGAGTCCCAAAGACCATTGTATCtgatagaggctcagtttttacCTCTAAGTTTTGGGAAAGTGTGCAAAGTGCTTTGGGCACAAAACTGAAGTtgagtacaacattccatcctaaAACTGATGGACAATCGGAACGAACTATTCAAATACTAGAAGACATGCTATGAGCTTGTGCGTTGGATTTCCCAGGTAACTGGAGTAACTATTTGCCACTaatggagttctcgtacaacaatagctatcaatctacaatagggatggcaccctatgaaatgTTGTATGGGAGGAAGTGTCGATCACCACTACACTGGGATGAGGTTGGCGAAAAGCGATACTTAGGCCCAGACCTAGTAAGCGAGGCCACTGAAGCGGTAGAAAAGATTCGAAATAGAATGGTAACTGCACAAAGTCGCTAGAAAAGTTATGTCGACGCAAAGAGACGGAATGTGGAATTTGCAGTGGGTGATAAAGTGTTCCTTCGAGTGTCACCTATGAAAGGGGTTATGCGTTTTGGAAAGCGAGGAAAGCTAAGTCCAAGATTTATAGGTCCTTTTGAGATATTGGACAGAGTGGGACAGGTAGCTTATCGACTGGCATTGCCAGCAGTATTAGCTGAGACGCATAATGTGTTCCATATTTCTATGCTACGAAAATACGTGTCGGATCCATCACACGTGCTGAACTATGAAAGAATGGAGCTAAAGCAAGACTTGAGTTATGAAGTGCGACCAGTTCGCATTATAGAGAGAGGAACGAAGGAGTTAAGGTCCAAAAGTATTCCTCTAGTAAAAGTTCTGTGGAGCAACCGTTCAGAAAGGGAGGCAACGTGGGAAATGGAGGGAGACATGAAAGAACAGTACCCCGAACTTTTTGGTAAGtctaatttcgaggacgaaatttcctttaaggagggtagaatgtaatatccagtttatatacatatattggtatttggtatattaagtgtgatacaattatattattattattattattattattattattattattattattattattattaatatttttattgttgttgttgttgttgtgcgtgtgtgactagaaaaaaaaaagatatacatattaaatagtgagataaataaatagtgaagcattagattagttagtttaaaatttaaaatttaaatttaaattagcataattttatctgattagttagatttttatttttaaatttaaacctattatacggtatgttatatacgtatatactctagaaccctagcagccagatagtatcgtattcctttattctcaccatctctcaatttttttttatcctctctattgaaccaaatcaattgttttaatcttaagagcttcggggtcagcaatcaaccgatcatcgttccgtgtcttcgaaatcttcagataagtaagcctgtaagctttcggtgacaagttgagtcggggcagcatggggtgtatctcgtgtgatcatgtaaccgcgtgtggtcttggccatctcccgctgaaagttttttttttaatttattaaacttatcaaggatgttgtcgtttaaattttctattacttttccctaagtggtaatactttattttcaactgggtacccatgttttgaaaattgttattttttttaataaaggcaacattagtatcttaacgccagtttatttatggcatcttattttacataagtaagggtgttacagtaatatctattcaattcaatagcacctgttgatcctagatcaaatgatctcaatcctgat
Encoded here:
- the LOC133035498 gene encoding uncharacterized protein LOC133035498; its protein translation is MKGVMRFGKRGKLSPRFIGPFEILDRVGQVAYRLALPAVLAETHNVFHISMLRKYVSDPSHVLNYERMELKQDLSYEVRPVRIIERGTKELRSKSIPLVKVLWSNRSEREATWEMEGDMKEQYPELFDK